In one window of Pseudobdellovibrionaceae bacterium DNA:
- the ftsW gene encoding putative lipid II flippase FtsW: MKLQLDRGVLFVVLFLLGLGLVQVYSSSFIFAIESYGDGHYFFKRQLVFSALGFAGMLAFANAPWRFVERWGVLLWVIAGLGIAATFVPGLGIKAGGAMRWLKLPLGQRFEPGELLKISLPIVMAVIIARGYQVSWRRWAIRALIVLTPLAMLLRQPDFGTFAICAMVSFFVLFAYGLKWRYILAALVAAVPAFYFLVLNVPYRYARIKSFIDPWADPEAKGFQAIQSMLSFSSGGLWGVGLGQGQGKLFFLPEAHNDFTFAVLGEEMGFLGVVFVLLLYGFLIFRGLQITVRGHSRFDQALALGLTLTLGVTVFVNVGVVMGLLPPKGLSLPFLSYGGSSLVSTCLALGLLLNIERQTRAKPKKSFSGLKI, translated from the coding sequence ATGAAGTTGCAGCTTGATCGCGGTGTGCTTTTTGTTGTCTTATTTCTTTTGGGCTTAGGTCTAGTACAGGTTTATTCGTCGAGCTTTATATTTGCCATAGAGTCCTACGGTGACGGGCATTATTTTTTTAAACGGCAATTGGTCTTTTCCGCACTAGGATTTGCCGGAATGTTGGCCTTTGCAAATGCTCCCTGGCGCTTTGTTGAGAGGTGGGGTGTGCTGTTGTGGGTGATCGCCGGTCTAGGAATTGCTGCCACTTTTGTGCCGGGCTTGGGGATTAAGGCTGGAGGTGCAATGCGATGGTTAAAACTGCCTCTAGGTCAGCGGTTTGAACCTGGTGAGTTATTGAAGATCAGTTTGCCCATAGTCATGGCTGTTATCATTGCTCGAGGATATCAAGTGTCGTGGCGAAGGTGGGCGATCAGGGCATTGATTGTGTTGACTCCGCTTGCGATGTTGTTGCGGCAACCCGATTTTGGAACCTTTGCCATTTGTGCTATGGTGTCTTTCTTTGTGTTGTTTGCCTATGGTCTTAAGTGGCGTTACATATTGGCAGCTTTGGTGGCGGCCGTCCCAGCCTTTTATTTTCTTGTCTTGAATGTTCCCTATCGCTATGCCCGAATAAAATCTTTTATTGATCCTTGGGCCGACCCAGAGGCAAAAGGTTTTCAGGCCATTCAAAGTATGCTTAGTTTTTCTTCTGGTGGCCTTTGGGGAGTGGGGCTTGGACAGGGACAGGGAAAGTTATTCTTTCTTCCTGAGGCGCACAATGATTTTACATTTGCGGTTTTGGGCGAGGAGATGGGTTTTCTGGGTGTGGTGTTTGTCTTGTTGCTGTATGGATTTTTGATCTTTCGAGGACTGCAAATCACAGTGCGTGGTCACTCTCGGTTCGACCAGGCTCTGGCACTGGGCCTCACCTTAACTTTGGGAGTGACAGTGTTTGTCAATGTGGGTGTGGTTATGGGTCTTTTGCCTCCCAAGGGGCTGTCTTTGCCCTTTCTCAGCTATGGAGGAAGCTCGCTAGTTTCCACTTGCCTTGCTCTGGGTCTGCTTTTAAACATTGAGAGG